One segment of Pseudomonas asgharzadehiana DNA contains the following:
- a CDS encoding ribonuclease E inhibitor RraB, translating into MSTAYQEDISTHVLRRMKEGGFDFSRFHPIEFYAIFPDEERARRAAGEFRGESLNAQVSARDDGAWYLELSKVMFATYDGIGDFEQDFEAVVEPLGGIIEGWGVKHPVRPLPM; encoded by the coding sequence ATGAGCACAGCCTATCAAGAAGACATCAGTACCCACGTTCTGCGCCGCATGAAAGAAGGCGGCTTCGATTTTTCACGTTTCCACCCCATCGAGTTCTACGCCATTTTCCCGGATGAGGAACGGGCGCGCAGGGCGGCGGGTGAGTTTCGCGGCGAGTCGCTGAACGCCCAGGTCAGTGCGCGCGACGATGGCGCCTGGTACCTGGAGCTAAGCAAGGTCATGTTTGCAACCTACGACGGCATAGGAGACTTCGAGCAGGACTTTGAAGCAGTGGTGGAGCCCCTTGGCGGCATCATAGAAGGGTGGGGCGTCAAGCACCCGGTTCGCCCGTTACCCATGTAG